A stretch of the Glandiceps talaboti chromosome 23, keGlaTala1.1, whole genome shotgun sequence genome encodes the following:
- the LOC144452811 gene encoding ciliary microtubule associated protein 1A-like isoform X1, translated as MAQGWEKHQRRGPIAAEYSSPGPRYMVPGSTGQKKHDARKYMAPAYSFGIRHAKFTSDCSPGPGYLVQPNITRGGPDGTPHYSLYGRPKDALAFKTPGPGTYSPEKAGKSAKKSAPAYSLSSRTKGFRFDQSPAANAYSLPNILGGRAVGKDSAPCYSLTGRSKIGSFHEDLQKTPGPGTYRVTNPNQYRQNAPSYSMTARNQLPSDSTRKPGPGQHSPEKVVINKPQAPGFSFGIHHSQYTAPLICDPVD; from the exons ATGGCTCAAGGTTGGGAAAAACATCAGAGGAGAGGTCCTATAGCGGCTGAATACAGCAGTCCTGGCCCTCGCTACATGGTCCCAGGTTCCACTGGTCAGAAGAAACATGATGCTAGGAAGTACATGGCTCCAGCATACAGTTTTGGTATTCGTCATGCCAAATTTACCAGTGACTGCAGTCCAGGACCTGGATACCTTGTACAACCAAACATTACACGTGGTGGTCCAGATGGAACACCACATTATTCCCTGTATGGAAGACCTAAGGATGCCTTGGCTTTCAAAACACCAGGACCAGGAACATATTCACCAGAAAAAGCCGGCAAATCTGCAAAAAAATCAGCTCCTGCTTATTCATTATCATCAAGAACGAAAGGATTTCGCTTTGACCAGTCTCCAG CTGCAAATGCATATTCTCTGCCAAACATCCTGGGTGGTCGGGCGGTAGGAAAGGACTCTGCTCCATGTTATTCTCTCACCGGAAGAAGCAAGATCGGAAGTTTCCATGAAGATCTTCAGAAAACACCCGGACCAGGAACATACCGTGTAACCAATCCCAACCAGTACAGACAAAACGCACCTTCCTATTCGATGACTGCAAGGAATCAACTACCTAGTGACTCAACCAGGAAACCAGGTCCTGGCCAACATAGCCCAGAAAAG GTTGTTATCAACAAACCACAAGCACCCGGTTTCTCATTCGGAATCCATCATTCACAATATACGGCTCCTCTAATTTGCGATCCCGTCGATTAA
- the LOC144452811 gene encoding ciliary microtubule associated protein 1A-like isoform X2 — MAQGWEKHQRRGPIAAEYSSPGPRYMVPGSTGQKKHDARKYMAPAYSFGIRHAKFTSDCSPGPGYLVQPNITRGGPDGTPHYSLYGRPKDALAFKTPGPGTYSPEKAGKSAKKSAPAYSLSSRTKGFRFDQSPAANAYSLPNILGGRAVGKDSAPCYSLTGRSKIGSFHEDLQKTPGPGTYRVTNPNQYRQNAPSYSMTARNQLPSDSTRKPGPGQHSPEKVYITKRKAPSFSFGIRHSQYMCPVILEHD; from the exons ATGGCTCAAGGTTGGGAAAAACATCAGAGGAGAGGTCCTATAGCGGCTGAATACAGCAGTCCTGGCCCTCGCTACATGGTCCCAGGTTCCACTGGTCAGAAGAAACATGATGCTAGGAAGTACATGGCTCCAGCATACAGTTTTGGTATTCGTCATGCCAAATTTACCAGTGACTGCAGTCCAGGACCTGGATACCTTGTACAACCAAACATTACACGTGGTGGTCCAGATGGAACACCACATTATTCCCTGTATGGAAGACCTAAGGATGCCTTGGCTTTCAAAACACCAGGACCAGGAACATATTCACCAGAAAAAGCCGGCAAATCTGCAAAAAAATCAGCTCCTGCTTATTCATTATCATCAAGAACGAAAGGATTTCGCTTTGACCAGTCTCCAG CTGCAAATGCATATTCTCTGCCAAACATCCTGGGTGGTCGGGCGGTAGGAAAGGACTCTGCTCCATGTTATTCTCTCACCGGAAGAAGCAAGATCGGAAGTTTCCATGAAGATCTTCAGAAAACACCCGGACCAGGAACATACCGTGTAACCAATCCCAACCAGTACAGACAAAACGCACCTTCCTATTCGATGACTGCAAGGAATCAACTACCTAGTGACTCAACCAGGAAACCAGGTCCTGGCCAACATAGCCCAGAAAAG GTTTACATTACCAAAAGGAAGGCCCCGTCTTTCTCATTCGGCATTAGACATTCTCAATACATGTGCCCAGTTATCCTTGAGCACGACTAA